From Mercenaria mercenaria strain notata chromosome 17, MADL_Memer_1, whole genome shotgun sequence, the proteins below share one genomic window:
- the LOC128550183 gene encoding tripartite motif-containing protein 72-like, with protein sequence MAEIGAVYYGGKGQNVKNICSSDAVPGRIEQKLCQPCLSKDIQTEADVFCSTCDEFQCTECSNVHNTHAFLRNHKLVNVKEVKPKLVSFDMKGLDQCDQHQKVLEFFCEDENQLCCSTCAIVDHRKCNSVVEIQKIAGRYASASYQLKVKLQEVTEKGEKVVQCTKLSKEQLDQDVKEIPLTIRRMRDNVMKMFDDLEVSVPKDAESFKTETLDKLTRKQSNSEKLAAEATKSLETIDNVYQNGTPSQQFILEHRMKKQVDELSSNVDKECQRLETVTVSFNFDETLKLPPLPISDYVPGQLTLAYSVSEAVKPVAPVDPIFKLTKITSIDLKQAGDDMEEPLYTGLDFLSDGRLVAVDRFNMKCLIYNEKLEKVGSYQLSYRPQSVVAVSEEEVAITSDDRHFVVGTIDDTTPVRIVSQSGEEKDFRVDFPDKKYPIATSACTYIRNSDKVVLTDRYEHTVYIYDIRTDTRIVVKDDKIKQPGGVTVGPSNSILVCSIETDSIVQISQTGRVLSSYKLDMRFPRYVLVSRDKSIVTNACLGENRLQTFKITY encoded by the exons ATGGCAGAGATTGGTGCTGTTTAT TATGGCGGAAAGGGACAGAATGTAAAAAATATCTGCTCGAGTGATGCAGTTCCTGGACGAATAGAACAAAAATTGTGCCAGCCATGCTTAAGTAAGGATATACAAACAGAAGCTGATGTGTTTTGTTCAACATGTGACGAGTTCCAGTGTACAGAATGTTCAAACGTACATAACACTCATGCTTTCTTGAGAAATCACAAGCTAGTGAATGTTAAAGAAGTGAAACCAAAACTAGTTTCGTTTGATATGAAGGGATTAGACCAATGTGATCAGCATCAAAAAGTTTTAGAATTCTTCTGCGAGGATGAGAATCAGCTGTGTTGCAGTACCTGTGCTATTGTGGATCACCGGAAATGCAACAGTGTCGTAGAAATTCAAAAGATTGCAGGAAGGTATGCATCAGCAAGTTACCAGTTAAAGGTCAAGTTGCAGGAAGTAACAGAGAAAGGTGAAAAGGTCGTTCAATGTACCAAGTTATCAAAAGAGCAACTGGATCAAGATgttaaagaaatacctttaacaaTTAGACGAATGCGAGataatgtaatgaaaatgttTGACGATTTGGAAGTTTCTGTTCCTAAGGACGCTGAATCATTTAAGACAGAAACACTCGATAAGCTGACAAGGAAGCAATCAAACAGTGAGAAACTTGCTGCTGAGGCAACAAAATCCCTGGAAACAATTGATAACGTTTATCAGAATGGGACACCATCACAACAGTTTATACTAGAACATAGAATGAAGAAACAAGTCGATGAACTTAGCAGCAACGTTGACAAGGAATGTCAAAGGTTAGAGACTGTAAccgtttcatttaattttgatgaaactttgaaaCTGCCCCCACTTCCGATTTCTGATTACGTTCCAGGACAACTGACATTAGCATACTCCGTATCGGAAGCTGTGAAACCTGTAGCACCTGTAGATCCGATTTTTAAGTTAACGAAGATTACTTCCATTGATCTGAAGCAGGCTGGAGATGATATGGAGGAACCGTTATACACAGGCCTGGATTTTCTGTCGGATGGCAGACTGGTTGCCGTGGATCGTTTCAACATGAAATGCTTGATTTACAATGAGAAGCTTGAGAAAGTAGGATCATATCAGTTATCGTATAGACCACAGAGTGTAGTTGCTGTATCTGAGGAGGAAGTGGCGATAACAAGTG ATGATAGACACTTTGTTGTTGGAACTATCGATGATACAACACCTGTTCGTATTGTATCTCAATCAGGAGAAGAAAAAGATTTCCGTGTCGACTTTCCTGACAAGAAATATCCTATTGCTACAAGTGCTTGTACATATATAAGAAACAGTGACAAAGTAGTTCTTACCGATAGGTACGAGCATACTGTCTACATATATGACATCAGGACCGACACCAGAATTGTTGTCAAGGACGACAAGATCAAGCAACCGGGTGGTGTGACCGTAGGTCCATCAAACAGCATCCTGGTTTGCAGTATTGAAACAGACTCCATTGTACAGATCTCTCAAACAGGTCGGGTCCTATCATCGTACAAATTAGATATGAGATTTCCACGATATGTCCTTGTTTCAAGGGACAAATCAATAGTTACAAACGCCTGTTTAGGAGAAAATAGGTTACAGACGTTCAAAATTACATATTAA
- the LOC123537116 gene encoding myoglobin-like has protein sequence MSASRNQFDDIAENMLIQLLELVRVRNSGHLPNFTSAEKIALRLSWNAFLAGDASKRGFDMFTRMFKQHPETQSIFKFAHGSSAAQMQNSSRLIFHVTRVVKYIGKVIENLDQLEEVVPMLKQLGGRHGTGGYNVPAKFFPYLGEAMRSLMKENVSNYSEKTNRLWVKLFDGFLIEQITIGQAEYGNRS, from the exons ATGTCC GCATCAAGAAACCAGTTCGATGACATTGCCGAGAACATGTTGATCCA GCTTTTGGAGCTGGTTCGTGTGAGAAACAGTGGCCATCTGCCAAACTTCACCAGCGCCGAGAAAATTGCGCTCAGACTTAGCTGGAATGCCTTTCTGGCAGGGGACGCTTCCAAAAGAGGATTTGACATGTTTACCAG AATGTTCAAGCAACATCCGGAAACACAGTCCATTTTCAAATTTGCTCATGGTAGTTCAGCCGCTCAGATGCAGAATAGTTCCCGCCTTATTTTCCACGTGACCAGGGTCGTCAAGTATATTGGCAAG GTCATTGAAAACCTTGACCAGTTGGAGGAAGTTGTTCCTATGTTGAAGCAGCTTGGTGGTCGCCATGGAACCGGCGGATACAACGTTCCGGCAAAATTCTTCCCT tacCTTGGAGAAGCCATGCGTTCtctgatgaaagaaaatgttAGCAATTACAGCGAGAAGACCAATCGACTGTGGGTCAAGCTTTTCGATGGATTCTTAATCGAGCAGATCACGATTGGACAGGCAGAGTACGGCAACCGCTCATAG